From one Populus alba chromosome 17, ASM523922v2, whole genome shotgun sequence genomic stretch:
- the LOC118038572 gene encoding probable transcription factor PosF21 — MDKDKSASHHSSGLPPPPGRYSSFSPSGSSFNLKPEQSPSTFPPMAPGSSSDPNHFGHGSDSNRFSHDISRMPDNPPKNLGHRRAHSEILTLPDDISFDSDLGVVGGGADGPTFSDETEEDLLSMYLDMDKFNSSSATSTFQVGESLAPAMGAQAMAPLPATVNLGAGPSERPRVRHQHSQSMDGSTTIKPEMLMSGSEEASPADSKKAVSAAKLAELALIDPKRAKRIWANRQSAARSKERKMRYIAELERKVQTLQTEATSLSAQLTLLQRDTNGLTAENSELKLRLQTMEQQVHLQDALNDALKEEIQHLKVLTGQTPNGGPMMNYASFGGGQQLYPPNNQAMHTFLAAQQFQQLQIHSQKQQQQQQQQQQFQLHQLQQQQLQQQQEQQQQQQGGDLKMRGSLTSSSQKDNGSEANSSSSKD, encoded by the exons ATGGACAAGGATAAATCTGCTAGCCACCATAGTAGTGGTTTACCACCACCTCCAGGCAGGTACTCTAGTTTTTCACCCTCTGGGAGCTCCTTTAATTTGAAACCTGAGCAATCACCTTCTACATTTCCTCCAATGGCTCCCGGTAGTAGTTCAGACCCTAATCATTTCGGTCATGGATCGGATTCTAATCGATTTAGTCATGATATCAGCCGAATGCCTGATAACCCACCAAAGAATTTGGGCCACCGTCGGGCCCATTCTGAGATCCTCACTCTCCCTGATGATATTAGCTTTGATAGTGATCTTGGTGTCGTGGGTGGTGGTGCTGATGGGCCAACTTTTTCTGATGAAACTGAGGAAGATTTGTTGTCGATGTACCTTGATATGGATAAGTTCAATTCGTCCTCCGCCACATCTACTTTTCAAGTTGGGGAGTCTTTGGCTCCAGCAATGGGAGCACAAGCAATGGCACCACTGCCTGCTACAGTGAATTTGGGTGCTGGTCCAAGTGAAAGGCCTAGAGTTAGGCATCAACATAGCCAGTCAATGGATGGCTCAACAACTATCAAGCCGGAGATGCTCATGTCAGGTTCTGAAGAGGCCTCTCCTGCAGATTCTAAGAAAGCTGTATCTGCTGCGAAGCTAGCTGAACTTGCACTTATAGATCCCAAGCGTGCAAAAAG GATTTGGGCCAACAGGCAATCTGCTGCAAGGTCCAAGGAGAGGAAGATGCGTTACATAGCTGAACTTGAAAGGAAAGTGCAGACACTCCAAACAGAAGCGACGTCGTTGTCTGCTCAATTGACTCTTCTTCAG AGGGATACAAATGGCCTGACTGCTGAAAATAGTGAACTGAAACTGCGTTTGCAAACGATGGAGCAGCAGGTCCACTTGCAAGATG CCTTGAATGATGCACTGAAAGAAGAAATTCAGCATCTGAAGGTACTGACTGGTCAAACACCAAATGGTGGACCCATGATGAACTATGCATCTTTTGGAGGAGGCCAGCAATTATACCCCCCCAATAATCAAGCAATGCATACTTTCTTAGCTGCACAACAGTTTCAACAGCTCCAAATTCATTCCcagaagcagcagcaacagcagcagcagcagcagcagttcCAGCTACATCAGCTTCAGCAGCAACAACTTCAACAGCAGCAagagcaacagcagcagcaacaaggTGGGGATTTGAAAATGAGAGGATCATTGACTTCTTCAAGTCAGAAAGACAATGGATCTGAGGCTAATTCCTCTTCATCAAAGGATTGA